The DNA region gtacatatgtcTTTGGAGGGGGGgaatatacacacatatatacacatatgtatgtatatatatgtatatacatatatgtatatgcatgtgtatatatgtatatgtatgtatatgtgtgtgtatatatgtgtgtatatatacatatatatgtatatatatgtgtgtacatATACTGTGCTACCTTGCTTTCCCTGCAATTCTTGAATGTCAGAACAAATATCCGACATCCTGGCCTCACCATGCTTCAAAACTTGATGTGGTTCAGCAAACTTGTTCAATTGTTTCTTGAATTCAATATGCGGCAACTGTGGCTGCCGGCTGCTAATCAGCTGGAATAGATTTAGTTTTACTGAACAATCTGAATCTATACCACGTTGGTAGCCTAGAAATCAAGAATGCAATTTTGCAGGTCAAAGAATACAGAGTTACAGCTCAATCATTGTTTAGCTTCCACTTACACAACACCTTTTCCCCTCAGatgaacaagaaaaagaaactatACCATCAATCTGGTAATTGTTCAAACTTGTAAAGCGAACCTTCTTCTTATACTCTTAAGTATCTAATTCCAACAGAGTCAAGCACAACATTACAAACCAGAAAATGACTTAGATACAAAACAAAGGTACAATAAAAGAAGCAGGTGAGGTTTATGTCCCATCACAGAGTTGTCATACTGCTCACCTAACTAACTAGCACTCTCAAGTTCTCTTCTCAAGCCAACAGCCATGACCCAAGACCTTTGTCCCTTTCCCAAGACCATGCACATGCAATTGCATGGTGCAAAGTACAGATCAGTGTTTTCTGCtctaataaataatatttagcatgtcgttgcTCCTCTTGGAAACAGGGATCAGCAAGTCTTTATATATAAGTAAGCTATGCTCTGGTAACCAGCCATCTGAGAGACCAGAAGCTCACGCACCAAGAGGGAGGCAGATCGTCTCTCCCCTCCTCCAGGTATTTGTCGTATCCTGTTCTTATCCGTCAATGAGGAGGCCTCCAAGTTGTGGTGAGAAGGGCCTCAAGAAGGGCCCCTGGACCCCGGAGGAAGATCATAAGCTCATGAACTACATCCAAAACCATGGCCTTGGAAGCTGGAGGGCCCTACCTGAACTTGCTGGTACTTGCACTGTTATACATTTCTCTGTCTCTCATGCACTTAACTTTCACCTAAAATTTAGTTCGGTATATTTTTCTTGCAGGCCTGAACAGGTGTGGCAAGAGCTGTAGGCTAAGATGGATCAATTACCTCAGGCCAGACATCAAGAGAGGGAAGTTTTCCCAGCAGGAAGAGCAAACCATCCTCCAGCTCCATTCCATCCTTGGAAACAAGTACTAACTACACCTACCAATGCACACTTCTCATATCAAGTGTTTTGGCTAATCTGTAATCAAACCAGGTGGTCAGCTATCGCAAAGCACCTCCCTGGGCGGACAGACAACGAGATAAAAAACTTCTGGAACACCCACCTCAGGAAGAAGCTCATCCAGATGGGCATCGACCCGATGACCCACCGCCCGAGAACAGACTTCTTCGCGGCTCTCCCACAGCTTATCGCGCTCGCCAATCTCCGGCAGCTCATTGAGCAGCAACCGTGGGACGGCCACACTACCAGGCCCCAGACTGAGGTAGTCCAGGCTGCCAATCTCCAGTATATGCAGTCACTGTTTCAGTCTGCAGCGTCCATTGCACCCAGCCCTACCATCATTAGCAGCCTTAACAGCCTCACCACTGACCTGGAGCAGATCTGCCTCCTTAGCCCTCAGCATATGCTTTCTCCAACTCTCCTTGATAGGATTGGTGGTGTAGACTTAGCAGGGCAGGTGCCACACAACCAAATGACAAACACTCTCTTTGACCAGCCAGTTGGCAACATCAACCTGAGCTCAGATAACAATGTGAACAGCAGTGAGCGGTCCCATGTTGAGGGAGAGAACAGTAGCCAGAAAAGCGTGTTGCTACCTGAAAACTCCCTTTCACTACTGACTGACATGTCGGCCTCCAACCCTTGTAATATTATCAGCGCCTCAAAATGCGACGGAAGCAGTACTCCATTGCCTAGTTGGTCAGAAATTATACTTGATGAAGAGATCATGAGAGAAATTGCATGAATTCCTGAGCTTGGATTATACACTACCCTCTGGCTTGCACTTTGGGTTTTAGGTTTACTGCTTTAccacttctttttcttctgtaGTTTGATGCATGCATATGTTGATTCATAATGAATTCAATGCATGAGACTACacatatatacttgtatatataaGGTACACACATAGTTACTCCTACATAATTCCCCCACGCTTGGCTTAGATCGCTTTTCTTTTCACCTTATGTTAAACTACCTTAGGCTCCGCTAGGCATTACGGTGGCATTTCAAAAATGCTTATTTATATCTATTTTAGGTGCGGTTGTTAGTTGGTAACAGATTTTTATGATCTTTAACTGCAAAATTACAATAGTAATAGCAAATATTCTTCTAACTAACTAGATTTCACAACACAACACGGTGTAGCGCAGCACAACAACTACAAACAAACCCTTAGTTTATGTAGTCATGTTTTTATCCTAATTGCACGAAAGTGGACCACGTTAATGTAATGTCATGAAGATGTAGATTGCAGAACACCACAAGTTAAGAGATAGTGCCCAGTGTCACCACACTGGATACCAATATACCATAGTCTACAAGAAATAAAACTATAGAAAAACGTGCAAGTTCTAAACTATAGAAATGCATTTTGATGATCCGTAATAAAGATATAAGTCTAAAAACGGTGACTAAAAAGGGAATGAATAAACGccttataaatttcttgcaaaatagataGACTACTCTTTGTTCATCCAACGCCGCTTAAAAACGTATAAACGGaagtataaactttagagagacaaagagagaaagaaaatttcaaagcaacatgactccacagatggaatatgaagcatagactctattcaagaccattctatgtgtctttgtgcacaaaagcttgaaacttgaatgaataacaaagcaaaaagacagtcaccgaaagaagcaactctccaggTTGATGGTCTAAAGACAAGAGAATTTAAGATTctctcaaatatatgagtatataagcGTTtgtgcctctagcaataagaagaacaacttcctaaGGTTAAAAAATCGTAGCTCAAagtaaaaaatgaaaatcaacaagaaaaacacaaccaaaaaagaaaaacttgcaaacttacaaagaaactaatagagagactagaaggagaagaattcaaacatatgcaaaaacataaaattcattacttaaagaggttagccctattttaggcggattacaaggatttctctcttaaaaactctcacttattatataggctaagcacttatcttcatctcctctaaaaccctagcattaGGCTTTCAAATGGgtgtggcacaaggggctcaagtggctggttcaagtCCTCCTATCGTCCTagccctctatttataggcttagaaaacttgactcctaagttttctagctttttctaaaatactcctctcttgtagtacacccATATCTACCattgagggtattttagtctattttcttctccattcatcagacggccacaacgccttcacgacttagcatcgtctcgatgcaagcttcgcgatggtatCACATACTCTTCCAGtccttccacagttttgagaccaaaccgtgaaaccctagcacgcttctcaaagcatgactagtcGTCATTTGCTTCCACCTGAAATGAGCACTCCGATGATGATGCGTGtgctctgtcttgcgatctttaCTGTTGGCAAGTCTCTCATGCTCTCGATCCCTcaggtcgccttgtcacttgcaccggcatctccttcgcttgactttgttaacacgttatcttcatcctccgtttaatactttgcttgacctccacatgtacagctaggattACCCTTGACTTCACCTGACCTCCTTGATTGCCTGGCACCAAGCCTCCCGCTTAGTCCCGATCATCtcgtcgtcgaccgccaagttacatccatcacctgcacactataagacaagcaaacatgttttttCAACTGCAAACCAAGTTAGTTCAAAACCAAAATCTCAAATCCTAAGTTCAAAATACATTATACGGAAAACGTGAACACCAAATGATCCAGTGTGTTTTACCTCTGAACACTAGACCATTCAGTGAGTGTAGCACTATCTGTTCCAGAAAATTTTTACTCTCTACAAGATACGGTGATCTCAtgcccatcaccggataatccggcatGTGCAAATTCActgaaccacccttctgcaacctctctataATGAAAAGTCTGGTGGAAGCTTccagtgatctcatgtccatcaccggataatccggtgtgtgcaaatCCACCAAACCACCCTTCTACAACTTCTCTGCAGCAAAAGGTTTGGCGATATCCTCCGGTGCTCACACTGAaacgtcggactatccggtgtttgCTCCCATTTCttcttcagcactgaaaatactccggtgctcacttcactgtaccaccggactatccagtgtggtCAAGAAcccacacaccggatgttccgataagGCGTTTTTTCTAGACTCTGAAACAGtctgctccaattcaaactttggttagccgtaaacaagaaaacacacaaataagctcatgccaaccaaaatcatctcaaatccaacattttcaatgactcatcatacgcaaaccaaggcatatttcaacttggtatctcaatctcccccttgatgagtgtatTGACAACCCTCGAAACACAAAGATTTTAGTTTAAAGACATGAAACACATCTGAGTGACCAAAacctcaagaaagagcaaaacacaccacttggcataagaaggattgcaaaagccgaaaagaggaaaagacaagccaaaacctcaaaagagcaagaaaagctcaaaaacacaaaaataaaaGCTCCCCCTTGataaatgcatatttttcatttttctttgaggtttgttgcaaatattctcattcccccccccccccccctttgaagcatatttatggatattctcatctttgtgcatatgctctctccttttggcaatgcaaacatcaaggacaaaatattatgcaacGCATGAGcatgcaaacctaatgagctttcacaagtataccacaaagtatttgcaaaagctagaaacatcaaaggatTATAGgaagtagaatgtggagctcacaaacgcacaaaggctcaaaaagatacaatgtcacaagaacatgaagctatacAAGCTAAACTAAAGAATTATTGGTgtatttaagttcacatagccgaatcatgttaaaagtgaccaccacataagtatccactcatgccgaggcaatacaaacATTAAGAACAAGCTAActtctcaaactaggcaaataagTATTCAGGACATAAGGCTTTGCAAATGCTTACATATGAAAGcaagacttagattgatcaaattattaaaaagaattagcatttaggcacatttatatcattttcatattatcctcaagttgcctcttatctaaGCAAAGTATCATGCGACTGAGTAcggcaaacaccttgaggcttcaagacaaccgtattagaTTTTATTTTGGCAGAAAAGACTTGATTTCTTAAAAGAATTCAAtttgcacaagttatcaagtttttcacaagatcaagttaagtagtacTTTtatgacacaaggaacacatgttcccctaaggttctatcatgagctattcatttgacaaagacagaaaatatagtgcaatattcgtCGATCtactgtcttgaaccaagaagtcatagagcaagatatttatcaaactagtcttaacacaatCATTAACCAAGCCAAAGCAAAtagaacatggtgatcaagagtGTAGCATTATaccctacatgattcataaaattgccaaatttcagcttaaggaaagctagcttgtttaaaatattttatgtcaaagcatcaagaagagcctaagattaaaagattgcttcacacaactactcaacttagttcaaattcaagtctagcaagtGAAAATAATAAAGACATATAAGTCAAAGTTCAACTACCATGATCATCTTACATAATGAGATGtaatgcaaatacaacaaaagtaagatagagtatatataAAGGTAACTTcccctcacacaataccatagggatggcacacatcaagctctcccctcaaataggcaaatctagtagcatctagaggcttggtaaaaaTATCGGCTAGTTGGTGTTGGGTATAAATGTATTTCAAGTTAATGTCTCCATTCTCATTGTGGTATCTCAGAAagtagaatctcacatctatgtgtttggttttagAGTGATGGACTGGATTATTGGCTAGGCTTATGGcgctggtgttgtcacacaaaagtggcacactcttaaaatctaacccaaagtccctcaaggtagcaaccatctataaaatctatgagcaacagctatcagcagctacatattcagtttCAGTAGTAGATTGCACAATACTAGACTGTTTGTGAGAAGACCAATATATaagagaagtacctaagaaatgacaagtaccagaggtactcttcctatcaattctacaactagtAAAATCCACATTGGAAAAACCTCagagagaaagcgaagaggcaGCAGAAAACCAGAatccatactcgagagtgtgtttaaggtacctcagaatgcatttcaccgcttggcgtTGAGACATCATTAGTGAAGGTTGGAAGCGCGTGCAAAGGCAGACGATGAAATAGATATCTTGTCTTGTCGCCgttaggtacaggagggagccaattaTGCTCCTGAACTCCCACTAGTCCACCGCTTCGCCATCTTCATTCAGATCAAGCACAGTCAaggtagccatcagtgtcgccaagggcttcgcGTTGCTCATGTCGATCTTCTTTAGCAGCTCATTAGTGTAATTCGTCTAGTAGACAAATGTAcctacttgcattgcttgatttgaagtctatgaaagaagttgagcacgcccatcatcgatatctcaaactccctattcatagtttctacaaacttgaccgcaagtgcatgagaagagccacaaaaaatgatatcatccacataaatctgaacaagtaggataTCTTTGCCATacctgagagtgaataaagttttatcaaccgacTACATGACATACTCAAGCTCTGaaaagaaagacctaagcctatcataccaagccttaggtgcttgtttaagcccatacgaagctttctgaagcttgtatactctgttAGGGTACTTAGGGTGCTCAAAGTCtgagggttgcttgacatagacctcttcctgtaTGAAATTATTTAGAAAAGTActattgacatccatttgatacaacttaaaaccaTATGATGCCGCAAATGCTAAGAGGGTCCTAATGGCTTATAGCCTAGCTACCATTGCAaaagtctctccaaagtctatccccttaATTtcagtgaaaccctgagcctctagtctagccttgtttcccactatagacccatcccccttgtttgtttttgaaaacccattttgtgcctatggtgtaAACATTACGAGGTGGTTGTACAAAgacccaaacttagtttctctcaaaattttcaagctcttcatgcatgacattgatccaatttgaatcagataaagcatgtccaacatcatagaGTTCAAAGGAAGCAATGAATGCAGAATTAATAAAATGAGTGTGAGAAGCAGATTTGgatctcgttaccctctcatcgagatctctgatcatcatgtgtgtgggatgtcaccgctgaatgtgttgaggaacCTCACACCGTGAgagaacctccccctcaaacacaacTGGTGCATGTTCaagagcagctgaagtggatgtagagactgcaggaccctctgctagaGTAGAAGTAGGAGCTagctctggagcaggtgtggtTGAGGGAAGTAGcggatcatccttgtcatcaccaagagctgaaAGGTCACCATCTATAAAGATGCTCTCACTCATCTCCTGATCTCCTGCACACTCATAGTCAGAACTAGCACGTGGAGTTATTTCATCAAAAGTCATATCACAggattctatgatggtgttagtgtcaatattataaaccct from Phragmites australis chromosome 8, lpPhrAust1.1, whole genome shotgun sequence includes:
- the LOC133925823 gene encoding transcription factor MYB93-like; its protein translation is MRRPPSCGEKGLKKGPWTPEEDHKLMNYIQNHGLGSWRALPELAGLNRCGKSCRLRWINYLRPDIKRGKFSQQEEQTILQLHSILGNKWSAIAKHLPGRTDNEIKNFWNTHLRKKLIQMGIDPMTHRPRTDFFAALPQLIALANLRQLIEQQPWDGHTTRPQTEVVQAANLQYMQSLFQSAASIAPSPTIISSLNSLTTDLEQICLLSPQHMLSPTLLDRIGGVDLAGQVPHNQMTNTLFDQPVGNINLSSDNNVNSSERSHVEGENSSQKSVLLPENSLSLLTDMSASNPCNIISASKCDGSSTPLPSWSEIILDEEIMREIA